ACCAGATCCGCGATCTGGGCGGAATCCGTACTGTGATACATATCCTGCACCACGAGGAAATCGAGCTTCTCCCGAATCTTACGGAAGCGGCTCTGGTTGATCCACGAGTGGGCGGAGTTGGTCGCGATCAACCACAAGCCCTTGATCTCCCCGCGGTCCACCGCATCAAGGATCTCGAAGTAGGAAAGGCTTTGCTGATTCGGGATGCACTCGACCGGAATTCCGAGAATCTCGGCCACATGTGCGCGATCGTCGTCGTTCTCGAAATTACGTCCGCCGAGCAAACCGGTCGTATTACTAAAGAGACGCGAGCCCATCGCGTTGCACTGTCCCGTAATAGAGTTGGCCCCCGTTCCCGGCTTTCCGATATTGCCGGTCATCAGCGCAAGATTGATCATCGATTGAGCCAGACGGGTGCCTTCGTAGCTCTGGTTCACCCCCATGGTCCACCAGAAGGAGACACGCTTCCCGGAACCGATCAGTTGGGCGATACGGTCGAGCTCGGCGGCATCGATACCGCTCAACTCCGAAGCACGGTCGAGGCTGTAGTCCTTGAGGAATTCCACGAAGCCTTCGTAGTCGTTCGTATGCGCATCAATGAACGACTGATCCACCAAGCCAAGCTCGACGATCCGGGCGGCCAGTCCGTAGAAGAGCATGAGATCGGACTTCGGATAGATTTGCAGGTGCGTCGTCGCGGCCATCGCGGTCTCGGTCTTGCGGGGATCGACCACGATAATCTCGGGGTTGCGCTGGTTGCGCATCACACGTTGCCACATGATCGGGTGCGCAATGCAAGGGTTGGCCCCCACGAAAACGAGCACGTCGGACTCCTCGAAGTCCTGATAGGTAAAGGGCGGCGAGTCGTAGCCGAAGGATTGCTTGTAGGCGGTCACTGCCGTGGCCATGCACTGACGGGTATTGCCGTCACCATGGATCACGCCCATGCCGAACTTGGCCAGTGAACCGAGAAAAGCCATTTCCTCCATCACGATTTGGCCGGTGCTGAGGAAAGACACCGCAGCCGGTCCATGCTCGGACTGGATGCCCTTGAACTTCGAAACGAAGGCCTGCATGGCTTCATCCCAGGACACTTCACGCAGCTCGCCGTCCTCGCCTCGAAGCAAAGGCGTGGTTGCGCGGTCCGTCGCGCTCAGCGGTGCAAGCGCTTCCCAGCCCTTCGGGCAAGCCATGCCCAAATTGACCGGATAGCTGGTGTTCGCACTCAGGTTCACGGCAGAGCCTTCCTGCAAGTGCACCTTTAAAGAGCAACCCGTGCCGCAATAACCGCAGACACTGTTCACGGTGGCATCCGGCTTGGCGGAGCTGGGCACACGGCCCAAGCCATAAGCGGCCGGCTCTTGCACCAGACGCTCGGTCAATACGCCATCGATGCAACGAAGGCGCATCTGGTCCTTGATGAAATCGACAGTGCTCATGAGGTAATCGATCCGGGCATTTTCGGAGCCGCCACGGCCATGAAGAACAAGGCTCGTTCCAGCAGCTCGCCAGTCAGTAGTAGGAGAAAGCCCAGCCCACCGAGAACCGGTGAACCGGGTACCGCGAAACAAAGCACTCCGGCGATGCCGAAGGCGAAACGCGCAAAGGTGTAAGCCTTCAACGGACGGCGCAGGAGCAATGCGCTCTTTCGTGCCGGGGTCATGCCCCCTTCCGCAGGCAGACGCAATTGCAGGGCTTCGAGTCCGAACTTGAGCGCGGCAAACAGGAACAAAACCACAAACAAGCCGGACGGACGAAGCCCGGTAAATGAAAGAACGCTCAGGAAGCCGGCCAACCCGAGCAGGATCGCGGTCCCAAAGAACTTCCCTCCGGAAACCGGCAAGCGCCAGAAGGGACGCTGGGTGTCCTGGTAAATCATGACCG
The DNA window shown above is from Coraliomargarita parva and carries:
- a CDS encoding molybdopterin oxidoreductase family protein, translated to MSTVDFIKDQMRLRCIDGVLTERLVQEPAAYGLGRVPSSAKPDATVNSVCGYCGTGCSLKVHLQEGSAVNLSANTSYPVNLGMACPKGWEALAPLSATDRATTPLLRGEDGELREVSWDEAMQAFVSKFKGIQSEHGPAAVSFLSTGQIVMEEMAFLGSLAKFGMGVIHGDGNTRQCMATAVTAYKQSFGYDSPPFTYQDFEESDVLVFVGANPCIAHPIMWQRVMRNQRNPEIIVVDPRKTETAMAATTHLQIYPKSDLMLFYGLAARIVELGLVDQSFIDAHTNDYEGFVEFLKDYSLDRASELSGIDAAELDRIAQLIGSGKRVSFWWTMGVNQSYEGTRLAQSMINLALMTGNIGKPGTGANSITGQCNAMGSRLFSNTTGLLGGRNFENDDDRAHVAEILGIPVECIPNQQSLSYFEILDAVDRGEIKGLWLIATNSAHSWINQSRFRKIREKLDFLVVQDMYHSTDSAQIADLVLPAAGWGEKDGVFINSERRIGPVRKVRKAPGQALSDFNIFRLIAHYWGCADLFKDWDSPEAAFRILARLSEGMPCDFSAIEGYEQLNASGGIQWPYPKSKYAVSAGAPVAREDRQRRLFADGQFFHSDGKARFMYEAPRAMPEPPDEDYPVILLTGRGTSSQWHTQTRTAKSDVLRKLYPKNPYAEISLEDAKALGLEPNGKLVVESRRGRVEVTAVILPSVQPGQIFMPMHYKQTNELTFPAYDSYSKEPSYKACAVKISKL